The segment CATGGGCGGTTTCCTTGAAGAATCGAGGAAACCCGCCCGGCAAGGGAGAGTTTCCCTCGCTGGGTTGAAAGAGTGACCGCATCGGTGGATGCGGTCAGAGGTTGCCGTCAGGCGACGGCGTCGCGGCTCTCGGACGAAGACGCCGGAAATGGCTGACCTTCGACTTTGATCCAGTGGAACCGGAGCAACCGGGACTTCAGGCTGATACCTGTCGAACCGGCTCGATCCCCGTTTTTGAAGGTGAATGTCTCGGCTTGCAAATCACTGAGGTGAAAGCCCACCAACACTTTGAGGTCAGCTTCCACCGCCGGCATCAGCTGGCGCACCAGATCCTTTGCCTCTTCACCGACCACCACACACTCGAAATGGGTGTGCTGGACGTTGTCGGCGGGTCCTCGTAGCGCCGCGATGGTGACACTGAGAAAGGGCAAGCCATTCTCGGGTGTGACTTCGCGAACCCGATTGAGGTAACCGATGCCGTGGATATCAAGATCGAAATACTTCGATTTTTCAGCGGTAGTTTGTCTACTGGTCATAACACAGTCTCCTTGAACAGTATAAAAAAATGACATGCCGGAGACCGCGATACCCTGGCGGGATCGTGTTCCCGGCAGGATGAGTAAAATCAGGGCAGGCCCTGACATTGGATTGACGGAAAATCCGCGATGTCGATTGCACAATCCGCTGACATCTTCTTTGCCACTGAGACCGCAGTGGCCACGTACAAAGTCGTTAACCCGCCTTTACCGGGCTGTCGCAAACGAATTGCAGGTATTTGAGCATTCCCCGCGCATTGGCAAAGGCCGCATGGTCGGCAATGGTTTGGTTGGGAAACCAGTTGGCGATATCGCTGGCCAGGGCGGCACTACCGCCACCCACAAACAAAACCCGATCGAGCTCCATGCCGAGGCCGAGTTTGCGGCGGGTTTCGGTATAGAGCCGCTCGACCAGTTCGCGCTTGGCCTCTTTCACCATCATTGAAACATCGTGATCTTTGCCATGCAGTCGCAATCGATGCGTCTCGACTGCGCGACTGATGCTTTGCTCACCCAGTTCGCCGAGTTCGAAGCGTTCCTGTATGCCATTGGCCACACTCTGTTTGACGTTCAACATGCCACGATTGAGCGAGCCCGAGGATCCGTGCACGATGCCCTGGTCCTGAACCACGACATAATCGGTCGTGCGCCCGCCGATATCGACGATGGCAATAGGCGCGTTGACGCGATCCGCATCCAGGGTCACGCCCTCATCGTTCATGACAATGACAAAGTCATACCAGGCCGCCAGGGCTTCCGGAATGACTTCGTGAAACGCGATACTTACTTTCTGCATTCGATGCCCTACTTTGTGAGACACCACGGGTTCGACGGTTAGTTTCAGACTATTCGTTTTCTCCTGGATCACCTGTCGACGCTGCTCGCCATCGTTCCGGTAAAACGCCGAGACCGGCAGCCCGGTCACCACATGGACGGATCGACCCGAAAAGCCCGCCTGCTGCAACGCATGCTGAACGATCACGCGGTTCAGTGCCGAACCCGGGTATTCATCGAACTGGGTGGGTTCGCCATCAACGGCGCCGACGGAATACACGGTGCCACCTGTTTCGTATTCGAAGATCTTTTGTTCATCGTCATGGATCCAGGTAACACCTGACGATCCCATGCGTGCCCGGGACGGTACTGCGACGAGGCGTCCGTCCGGTAATGCCACCTTGGTATAGGCGTAACCATCATCCAGGCCCGCCTGCCCGACGTCCATTGCATTGGTGGGCGGGGTTGGATCATCGGACTTGATAAATTTTTGATCGGTCAGTTCGTTCATATCGTGTGATTCCAGGTTTCAGGATTTTGTGTTTTTAGGCACCGATCACTCGCTTCAGGTGTGTAAAGGGCTTGGCTGCCTCGGCAATCGGCGCGGGACGCGCGCTATCTTTGTCCTGTGTGCCGCTGTGTGAGTCATTGGTCTGGCTGGCAATGGTCCCACTTGTCTGCGGACTGGTCTGGTCAGGTGCGCGCTTGCCTTGCATAGGACCGCTCAGATCTGGGGGACGCGTGAGTGAAGCACGCGTCGACGACGGGGGTTCGGATTTGAGGACCTGGCATTCGCTGCGAAAGGTGGTCAACACCAGCTGCCGCAACCACTCGTTCTGTCGATCTTTGGGTAAGCGGTGCAGACGCTGGAGCACCATCGCTTCCAGCGGAATACGCGTATCCAGCAAAACGCTAATCTGCTTCAGCGTGTTGGCGGCCATGGCGATCAGGCATCCTCTGAGACGGCAGGGAGGCTGGTTGCAATTGGTTGAAATACTGCGGGGCGCAAGGAGGGCAATCTGTCACCGCTCAGAATCTCCTGAGGAACCTCACCCATCCGTTCGATGGCTTTGAGCGCCTCTGGTGATCCTTGTCGAATGTCAGCGCGACGAATATCCAGGCAGTGATAACCCTGGGGCAATGCAAATACTCGCCGCACCCAGCGACCGCTACCCGACAGTTGCTCGGTGAGATCCTTGGGAATGTCGAGGCCCAAGTGATGCAATGTCAGCTCGGTGCACATCAGCTGGTCGTATTCGCCCAGCAACTGGGCGGCACGAAAAGCGTAGGGGTTGGCGAACTGCAGTGATACCCGCTGCGGACGACTGGATTGCGCTACAGAAAATTCCAGAGCGCTGTTGGCCGGTGCCATCAATGCATCCAAGCGCTGCTGTAATTCGCGAAACTGAGCGCGGATCTCGGCGATACCCTCTTCCACTTTGAGCAGCCACCAGTCCGCGTAGGGGTCGTCAAAGCGAATGGCTTGCCAGAGTGACTTCAGTCGATCGGCAAAGCCGATCAGGCCGACGATGGCGGATTTCCCCTCGCCAGCCCGCCGACCCCGGATGAGGCTCTGTGCCTGATAGGTTTGAACCGTCAACCAGACCTCGCCCTGAAGGGCGCCAGGACCACGTTCACGGTGATTCGAATCTACTGATTCAAGCGAGGGTTCTGCATGTGATTGCATGGATTTCGTTCCCCTGAAGGTTGTTTACCAGGGTCTATGAATCCACAAACGACGCGACTGAACCACAGAGTATCCCCCCGGGCAATGCTGCCATTTACTGCGGAGTGCGATCGCGTGGTTCCACTGGAAGCAGTGCAACGGTTTCGTGAATGACGCGGTTTGTCTGATGACGCTTGCGGGGATGGGCGTTACTTGTCCATGTTCAACAAGTCCCGCAACTTGGCCAACTGTTCGCGACCATAGGCCCGAGAACGGGCCCGCTCTTCGGCGGTTTTGGCTTTCTGCGCTGGGCCTTCCGGCGGCCGCCCATGGGATGCTCTGTGCTGTCGTGCTTCGACGACCTTGATGCCCAGGTTGAGAACGAACTCGCCTTTCTGTGCCGCCTTGCAGAGTGAGTGCAGGAACCGCAGCTCATCATAGACGGGCTTCATGCCCTTCTGCTCAGAGGACAGTCGACCCTGTAACTCATCCAACACCAATTGCCGATCTTCGGGATCGATCATCGCCAGATAGCGATCAGCTAAGCGCTTCTGGTTGTCAGACAACCGTGGTGGGTAGATCAGTGGGTGTTCCGATGGCAGCGATCCTGATGAACTGGACTGCGAAAAACCTTTCTTATCATTGTGGGTATTTGTTGTAGTGGTTGTTGTAGTTGTTTTTTTATAATCACTACTACAACGACTACTGTAGTGTTCTTCTGCCTCCGCCTTTGAATTTTGGTGCTGGCTCGGCCGTTCAACCACCCTGGTGTCTACCGGCTTTTTCAGTTGCTCGAGGCTGGCGGCATGAAACGTAAAATAGCGACCGCCTTTGTGCTGATTTCGGCTGGACCCGGACAGATGTTGCGCTGCCTGTAAGCGGCGTTCGATGGGCGATTCCTGTCGACCCAACTCGCCCGCCTGAATAGTCTGATCCAAACTCGCCAGTACGGCCTGAGCAACGCGCTGCACGCGGGCGTGGTGATGGTTTTGCGCCTGGGTGACGAACGCCATGTAACCCGCGTCCAGGAAAAGGGCATCGGCCAGCGGCAGGGGTTCATCGTGAAGGCTGTAGACGTTGCCGGTGAAGCGGCCACTTGTCTGCCGGACTCTCGCACACAAGGTCAACCAACGCGTCAACCGCAGAATCGCGATAGCTCGGGAAACTGTGGAGGTGGACGCCACATTGGTTTTCGTCGCGATGGTGTCGTAATCGGGAAATGCCGTCCGCCCGCCGGTCTCTCTGGCATGGAGCATGATGACCATCCACACCAGTTTATCGACCGGTTCCAGTACCGGGTCCTGAATGACCATGGCGGGTACAGCCTGGTGCCAATTGCCCATGAACAACATGGCATCCGGCCGCGATGGATCGCCCTGTTCGCGGACTTTGGCAACGGTCGCCTTGATCAGTGCGTCTAAAGCCAGCGTCTCCGGTCGTAGCGCCTCTTCGTCATGCGCCATGCTCAGCAACCCGGTCGGACGGTATGGCACTGATGCCTTCGCCGTAGGTTTCCCAACGCTGCAACAATGCCCAGATCGAACGCAATCCAATACCGGTCTGTTGCTGCAGGTCGAGGTAGTCGGACGCACTTAAGGCATTTTGTTCGCGTCCCTCGATCCGCGCCTGCCATGCATACCAGAGGGCGTGGGTATCGGCTTCATTCAGCTCCGGTGGCCTGCCCACGGAAGGTGCCAGCGTCAGCAGTCGACGCCAGCGCGTGTATTCCCGCGAGCTCCAACCAAACAGTTGCCGCATCATCTCCAGGGGGGCATCGGCAACCAATAGTTCGCGCTGCAGCTCATCGGATTCCCGCTGATGACGCAAGTTGTCCAGCATCGGCCAGAAAACCGTTCGATCCAGCGCAATCTTCAGGCAATGCACTCGGAGCGTATCCGCCCTATACAGATCGGCAAGATTCATTTCCTTGAGAGCGTCCAACTCTTTGGGACCAAAGTTCATGGCGCGCAGTGCCTGCTGGTCACCCTCTGCCAGACAGCGCATGGCATAGAGCAGCACGGCCGTCGTGAGATCGGCTTCCTTATTGGACGACATCGCACTCATACTCTGGCGATGCCCATAGCTCGATGCCGGCATCGAAGGCGAGTCGTTTGATGGACCGGTAGAATTCCATCATTTGCAGCAGACTCTGCCAGTCCGGCGGATTGAGCAGCTGCCATAGCTGGCTGCTGAGATGCCCCGGATCCGGTGTCCACACGCTACCAAAGAGCAGCTCGGCATCATGGGATGCCAGCGCCTGGTAGAGCACTGAATCCTGATCGAGATGCGCCAGCACACAATCGACCGGCGCCGAGGTCAGCTCCGAGCTGGCGGCCAGCTGCCACCAGAGTGCCGATACCAGGCCAAAGGTGTCAGGATCGAGCACATCGTTCAGTTCTTGTGGTGGCACATCGATCAGCAAGAAACCCAGCCCCTGATCAGGAAGCGGTTTGAGCACCGCAGTCAACCCATGGGCAACCGCCAATGCCGAGGCGCGGTCCCACAATTGATCCCGCAGGGTACCGACATCCTTGTACTTCCCGGCACTATGGATACACGCCGTTGATTTCTCCTCAGCGGGAATCTGCTCCGGGATAGTCTCGCCGGAAATTGGCTCACCGTCAGTGGAATCCACTGACCAGATTTCCTCATCTGGCCCTTCCTGTCGGTCGTCGAGGGGGGTATCAGCAAAGTCGAAGGGCCGGCCGGCAAGGTAGGCCTCCATCTCCAGATGAACCACTTGCCGGTTTTGTTCGGATTCCACCGCGATTTCGTTGACCAGGGCATCGTGCAGTGGCTGGATATCCCACTCGGCACTGTCGTGGCGGCGACACAACTCAGCAAAGACGCCTTCGAAGTCGGCGTCATCACCCAATCTGTGTCGATCCCAAATTGCCTGGGCGGCACGCTCCAGGGCACGAATTCTTTCCACCTGGGGTCGGCCCAAGCCAGCGGCCAGCGCCTTCGGCATCAATGGCCACAGGACTGCGACGGCATAGCCCATTTTGGAAATCATGCTGTGGCTGAGACCGAAGCCACGCTCTTTGAAGTGCTGTTCCAGCTGGCGCTGGGACAAGCTGTCGACGGCCAGCTCCTGCTCCAACAACGCCTTCGCTTCGAATACGGCCAGCGCTTTGTCGATAAAAGGCAGACTTCCGCGTAGCTCGTTTTCCCGTAGATGGGCAAACAGGACATTGGATTCTTGCGACCAGGGCTTGATGACACATTCGACCCAGCGAAATCGCTCATCGCCCGTTTCGTCCAAGAGTTCCTTCAGTATCCGCAGCCGTGTATTGCCTCCACTGTGAAGGACGTATTCCGACTCTCCGGGCTTCTGCGACAATACCAGGGGCTGGTCCAGACCT is part of the Gammaproteobacteria bacterium genome and harbors:
- a CDS encoding DUF3577 domain-containing protein is translated as MTSRQTTAEKSKYFDLDIHGIGYLNRVREVTPENGLPFLSVTIAALRGPADNVQHTHFECVVVGEEAKDLVRQLMPAVEADLKVLVGFHLSDLQAETFTFKNGDRAGSTGISLKSRLLRFHWIKVEGQPFPASSSESRDAVA
- a CDS encoding ParM/StbA family protein, producing the protein MNELTDQKFIKSDDPTPPTNAMDVGQAGLDDGYAYTKVALPDGRLVAVPSRARMGSSGVTWIHDDEQKIFEYETGGTVYSVGAVDGEPTQFDEYPGSALNRVIVQHALQQAGFSGRSVHVVTGLPVSAFYRNDGEQRRQVIQEKTNSLKLTVEPVVSHKVGHRMQKVSIAFHEVIPEALAAWYDFVIVMNDEGVTLDADRVNAPIAIVDIGGRTTDYVVVQDQGIVHGSSGSLNRGMLNVKQSVANGIQERFELGELGEQSISRAVETHRLRLHGKDHDVSMMVKEAKRELVERLYTETRRKLGLGMELDRVLFVGGGSAALASDIANWFPNQTIADHAAFANARGMLKYLQFVCDSPVKAG
- a CDS encoding TIGR03761 family integrating conjugative element protein; the protein is MQSHAEPSLESVDSNHRERGPGALQGEVWLTVQTYQAQSLIRGRRAGEGKSAIVGLIGFADRLKSLWQAIRFDDPYADWWLLKVEEGIAEIRAQFRELQQRLDALMAPANSALEFSVAQSSRPQRVSLQFANPYAFRAAQLLGEYDQLMCTELTLHHLGLDIPKDLTEQLSGSGRWVRRVFALPQGYHCLDIRRADIRQGSPEALKAIERMGEVPQEILSGDRLPSLRPAVFQPIATSLPAVSEDA
- a CDS encoding STY4528 family pathogenicity island replication protein, giving the protein MAHDEEALRPETLALDALIKATVAKVREQGDPSRPDAMLFMGNWHQAVPAMVIQDPVLEPVDKLVWMVIMLHARETGGRTAFPDYDTIATKTNVASTSTVSRAIAILRLTRWLTLCARVRQTSGRFTGNVYSLHDEPLPLADALFLDAGYMAFVTQAQNHHHARVQRVAQAVLASLDQTIQAGELGRQESPIERRLQAAQHLSGSSRNQHKGGRYFTFHAASLEQLKKPVDTRVVERPSQHQNSKAEAEEHYSSRCSSDYKKTTTTTTTTNTHNDKKGFSQSSSSGSLPSEHPLIYPPRLSDNQKRLADRYLAMIDPEDRQLVLDELQGRLSSEQKGMKPVYDELRFLHSLCKAAQKGEFVLNLGIKVVEARQHRASHGRPPEGPAQKAKTAEERARSRAYGREQLAKLRDLLNMDK
- a CDS encoding DUF2857 domain-containing protein; the encoded protein is MSSNKEADLTTAVLLYAMRCLAEGDQQALRAMNFGPKELDALKEMNLADLYRADTLRVHCLKIALDRTVFWPMLDNLRHQRESDELQRELLVADAPLEMMRQLFGWSSREYTRWRRLLTLAPSVGRPPELNEADTHALWYAWQARIEGREQNALSASDYLDLQQQTGIGLRSIWALLQRWETYGEGISAIPSDRVAEHGA
- a CDS encoding ParB N-terminal domain-containing protein; protein product: MSALEQIPSADNLARVEVSRIHHYARNPRRQPNPEYARIKASIQAEGLDQPLVLSQKPGESEYVLHSGGNTRLRILKELLDETGDERFRWVECVIKPWSQESNVLFAHLRENELRGSLPFIDKALAVFEAKALLEQELAVDSLSQRQLEQHFKERGFGLSHSMISKMGYAVAVLWPLMPKALAAGLGRPQVERIRALERAAQAIWDRHRLGDDADFEGVFAELCRRHDSAEWDIQPLHDALVNEIAVESEQNRQVVHLEMEAYLAGRPFDFADTPLDDRQEGPDEEIWSVDSTDGEPISGETIPEQIPAEEKSTACIHSAGKYKDVGTLRDQLWDRASALAVAHGLTAVLKPLPDQGLGFLLIDVPPQELNDVLDPDTFGLVSALWWQLAASSELTSAPVDCVLAHLDQDSVLYQALASHDAELLFGSVWTPDPGHLSSQLWQLLNPPDWQSLLQMMEFYRSIKRLAFDAGIELWASPEYECDVVQ